The DNA segment CCATATTTACCCATAGCAGAATAAAACCTACACAGTTAACAATatcctttatttttaattaaaatttgagcaAAGTACAATTGTTTAAGCTCATCAAGGATTGCAAATTTAATAAGGCCATAGTTATTTAGGTCTTCAAATGAGTTGTTTTTGGCCCCCATATTTGACCTATGACATTAGGAGTACAAACAAACTGCTGGGACCAAACCATTTTATAATCATTTGGTTTTACATATAGAATAATATAAGATTCAAGTCAATCCTAATTACTAATTTCCATTCATTCTCTCTTGCCCCAAGTATAAATACATGTAACAGATTTTTTATGTTCCACACCAAAAAAACCAATTCAAATCCTCACCAAGCCCTCCTTTTTcttctttaattattaataactaCAGAATGGGGTCATTTGGTGCTTTTCTTGACGAAGAAACGGAAACTTTGAGCAAAATGTTTTCCTGTGAAGATCCTGATCAATTCTTGCTTCATTTCAACGTCACCAACATTTTCTCCAATAATGGCCTGATCCCATCAAATTTCTTGGCTGATGGATTAAATGATGAGGGTTTGTTCTTTACAAATTTCACTAATTTACAAGAAAGTATCAAGAGCAGTACTGAAATTGGCAGTGCCCTTTTACTTAATCAATTATCAGGCCATGAGCTTTACCACTCTAATGGTTTTAGCTTTGTTCAAGATGTAATTACCAGCAATGCTCATGGAGATACTTATCCGATGGATTACAAAAACGATAACTTAATCGTCCCTGTTTTTACTGATCATATGATGGAAGAAATTCTCCAACTGAAAGCACAAATATGCAATGATCAAGTGGGAAATGCTGGAATTCGTGACACGCTGAATGGTGAATCTTGTGAAGAAATGCAGCTCGAGAAAAAGCATGAAAGATCCGAATTTCAGATTGATCATCAGGATAAGGGTTTTACTGTTCATCAATCCCGCGTGGATAAATTTGAGGACAATCAACCCCAAAGTCCGAGGAAAAGATCTCGGGCTTCAGGAGATGTAAGTATAAGAATTTAGATtaatggtatttttttcaacagTGCTTCTATGGCACCATTGGATCCAGCAGGAGGCAATGGCAACGCTGACTCTTtcatatgttattattattattattattttgaaaatataagttttTGAATCCATGTGCCTGTTTTCATCAATTCTTGAACACAGGCAAAGAAAAATAAGACGAATATGCTGTCGAAAAAGAACAAGAAAGCTGTCCAAAACAACAACGATGTCGGAGAAGAGAACAATGGTGGTGTAAATGGACAGAGTTCAAGCAGTTGCAGCTCTGAGGATGATTCAAATGCTTCTCAGGATCTGAATGAAGGGTCGAATTCGGAAGCTAAAAACTCGAAAGGGAAAGCAAGAGCTAGCAGGGGTTCCGCAACTGATCCGCAAAGCCTTTATGCAAGGGTAATTAAAATACTTGACCATCTcaaattttctcaaaatcttAATATACGGGGTCTgacttaattattattttttttaaaaaaatgttaactaattgagtaggtcttttgtgagacggtctcacgaatctttatctgtgagacgggtcaaccctaccgataatcaaaataaaaagtaatacccttagcataaaaaataatactttttcatggatgacccaaataagagatccgtctcataaaatacgacccatgagaccgtctcacacaagtttttgcctaactAATTTTacgtataaaatataaaacttttTATTCGTTGTGACGATTCC comes from the Primulina huaijiensis isolate GDHJ02 chromosome 8, ASM1229523v2, whole genome shotgun sequence genome and includes:
- the LOC140982184 gene encoding uncharacterized protein — encoded protein: MGSFGAFLDEETETLSKMFSCEDPDQFLLHFNVTNIFSNNGLIPSNFLADGLNDEGLFFTNFTNLQESIKSSTEIGSALLLNQLSGHELYHSNGFSFVQDVITSNAHGDTYPMDYKNDNLIVPVFTDHMMEEILQLKAQICNDQVGNAGIRDTLNGESCEEMQLEKKHERSEFQIDHQDKGFTVHQSRVDKFEDNQPQSPRKRSRASGDAKKNKTNMLSKKNKKAVQNNNDVGEENNGGVNGQSSSSCSSEDDSNASQDLNEGSNSEAKNSKGKARASRGSATDPQSLYARRRRERINERLKILQNLVPNGTKVDISTMLEEAVNYVNFLQLQIKLLSSDELWMYAPIAYNGMDIGLYHKISPNLWS